The Echinicola rosea genome has a segment encoding these proteins:
- a CDS encoding thiolase family protein, giving the protein MEAYIIKGYRTAVGKAKKGGFRFYRPDDLAVDVIKKLITDTPGLEPEMVDDLIVGNAVPEAEQGMQMGRMISLMALGKVVPGFIINRYCGSGLEAIALATAKIKSGMADCIIAGGTESMSMVPMMGYKTALNWKIASEHPDYYLSMGLTAEELAKDYNISREDADQFAVTSHERAISAIKEGKFKDEIVPIKVEETYVDEAGKRQKRSFTVDTDEGPRPGTSMDVLGGLKPAFKQGGQVTAGNSSQTSDGAAFTIVMSERMVKELNLEPEARLVSYSVAGVDPRIMGIGPKEAVPKALKQAGMKMSDISLVELNEAFAAQALAVIRELDMDPEVVNVNGGAVALGHPLGCTGAKLTVQMINELRRRNQKYGMVTACVGGGQGVAGVVELLK; this is encoded by the coding sequence ATGGAAGCTTACATCATAAAAGGATATAGAACAGCAGTAGGAAAAGCCAAGAAAGGTGGATTCCGTTTTTATCGGCCGGATGATCTGGCCGTGGATGTGATCAAGAAGTTGATCACCGATACACCTGGCCTGGAGCCGGAGATGGTGGATGACCTGATCGTAGGCAATGCCGTGCCTGAGGCGGAACAGGGCATGCAAATGGGAAGGATGATCTCCCTAATGGCACTGGGCAAAGTGGTACCGGGATTTATCATTAACCGTTACTGTGGCTCGGGCTTGGAGGCCATCGCACTGGCCACGGCCAAGATCAAATCGGGAATGGCGGACTGTATCATCGCAGGCGGCACCGAGTCCATGTCCATGGTACCCATGATGGGCTATAAAACAGCGCTGAACTGGAAAATTGCTTCCGAACATCCCGACTATTACCTCAGTATGGGGCTGACCGCCGAGGAATTGGCCAAAGACTACAATATCTCACGGGAAGATGCCGATCAGTTTGCTGTGACTTCTCACGAGCGTGCCATCAGCGCCATCAAAGAAGGTAAGTTCAAAGATGAAATAGTCCCGATCAAAGTGGAAGAAACCTATGTGGACGAAGCTGGTAAACGACAGAAACGATCGTTTACCGTGGATACCGATGAAGGGCCACGACCTGGGACAAGCATGGACGTGCTGGGAGGATTAAAACCTGCATTTAAGCAAGGAGGACAAGTCACTGCGGGCAATTCCTCGCAGACATCGGATGGTGCGGCCTTTACCATAGTGATGTCTGAGCGGATGGTCAAGGAACTAAACCTAGAGCCGGAAGCACGACTAGTGAGTTACTCAGTAGCAGGTGTAGATCCTCGCATCATGGGCATCGGCCCGAAAGAAGCCGTGCCAAAAGCACTGAAGCAGGCAGGAATGAAAATGAGCGATATCAGCTTGGTAGAGCTGAATGAGGCTTTTGCCGCACAGGCGCTTGCCGTGATCCGGGAGCTCGACATGGACCCAGAAGTTGTCAATGTCAACGGCGGTGCCGTAGCACTTGGCCATCCATTGGGCTGTACTGGCGCCAAGCTCACGGTGCAAATGATCAACGAGCTTCGCAGAAGAAACCAAAAATACGGCATGGTCACCGCCTGCGTCGGAGGCGGCCAAGGCGTAGCCGGCGTGGTGGAATTGCTGAAGTAG
- a CDS encoding 3-hydroxyacyl-CoA dehydrogenase/enoyl-CoA hydratase family protein, with protein MKRAIQKVAILGSGIMGSRIACHFANIGVKVLLLDILPKEPNEAEQKKGLTLEDKAVRNRLVNEALEKTLKSKPSPIYDKAFAERIQTGNFEDDLPKIKEYDWVIEVVVERLDIKQSLYEKVETHRKPGTLITSNTSGIPMQMLCEGRSEDFQENFCGTHFFNPPRYLRLLEIIPGPKTDPAIIDFLMEYGDRFLGKETVLCKDTPAFIANRIGVYAMMSSMHTIEEMKMGVSEVDKLTGTVIGRAKSATFRTMDVVGLDTMVNVADNLSKALQKDESKDQFKLPKTVEFLSDKKWLGDKTGQGFFHMIRHKDGSKELKEIDLQTHEYKPAEKPKFKALEESKEINDLKKRIKFLVNFDDKAGEFYRATFYDLFRYCSFRIPEISDELYRIDQAVCAGFGWEYGPFENWDILGVKDTVKKMEAADQKPANWVYEMLDAGNDRFYRVENGNRQYYDIPSKSYKDIPGQQEFILLDTLKAANKKIWENAGSTIYDMGDDVIGLEFHTKMNSLGQEVIEGMNTAISMAEKDYKGLVIGNEGPNFSAGANLAMIFMFAGDQEFDEINMMIAQFQKTMMRVRYSSIPVVVAPHNMALGGGCEMSLHADAVQAHAELYMGLVEFGVGVIPAGGGSKEMTLRFSNAIHSGDVEVNRLQEYFMNIAMAKVSTSAEEARGLGYLQAKDGITLNRKRQLAEAKAKVIELYDEGYTQPVQQTNIKVLGKTSLALFEAGITGMQYGSYISDHDAKIARKLAWVMSGGDLSQANEVSEQYLLDLEREAFLSLTGEQKTLERIQSILFKGKPLRN; from the coding sequence ATGAAGAGAGCCATTCAGAAAGTAGCCATTTTAGGTTCGGGAATTATGGGATCGAGAATAGCCTGTCACTTTGCCAATATCGGTGTGAAAGTGCTTTTACTGGATATTTTGCCCAAAGAACCTAACGAAGCAGAGCAAAAAAAAGGCCTGACCCTGGAGGACAAAGCAGTCCGAAACAGACTGGTAAACGAGGCTTTGGAAAAGACCCTCAAATCAAAACCCTCACCGATTTATGACAAGGCCTTTGCCGAACGCATCCAGACCGGCAACTTCGAGGATGACCTGCCCAAAATCAAAGAATATGATTGGGTGATCGAGGTAGTCGTGGAGCGATTGGACATCAAGCAGTCGCTATATGAAAAAGTGGAAACACATCGAAAGCCGGGAACATTGATCACTTCTAATACTTCGGGCATTCCCATGCAGATGCTATGCGAAGGCAGGAGTGAAGATTTCCAGGAAAATTTCTGCGGAACTCACTTTTTTAATCCACCACGCTATCTGAGATTGTTGGAGATAATCCCTGGCCCCAAAACCGATCCTGCTATCATTGATTTTCTGATGGAATATGGGGACCGTTTTCTCGGTAAAGAAACCGTGTTGTGCAAGGACACTCCGGCATTTATCGCCAATCGTATCGGGGTCTATGCGATGATGTCCAGCATGCACACCATCGAAGAGATGAAAATGGGTGTTTCCGAAGTGGACAAGTTGACCGGTACAGTGATCGGCCGAGCCAAATCAGCCACTTTCCGTACCATGGATGTCGTCGGACTGGACACCATGGTCAATGTGGCCGATAACCTCAGCAAAGCCCTACAAAAAGATGAATCCAAAGATCAGTTCAAGCTGCCAAAAACTGTCGAATTTCTTTCCGATAAAAAGTGGCTTGGAGATAAGACTGGCCAAGGCTTTTTCCATATGATACGCCACAAGGATGGCAGCAAAGAGCTGAAGGAAATAGACTTGCAGACACACGAATATAAACCCGCCGAAAAGCCCAAATTCAAGGCCTTGGAAGAATCCAAGGAAATCAATGATTTGAAAAAGCGGATCAAGTTTCTGGTGAACTTTGACGATAAGGCGGGAGAATTTTACCGGGCTACTTTCTACGACCTTTTCCGATATTGTTCATTCCGTATCCCGGAGATCTCGGATGAGCTTTACCGTATCGACCAAGCAGTCTGTGCAGGTTTTGGCTGGGAATACGGGCCATTCGAAAACTGGGACATCTTAGGTGTAAAAGATACAGTTAAGAAAATGGAAGCGGCTGATCAAAAGCCTGCCAACTGGGTTTATGAGATGTTGGATGCCGGAAATGACCGTTTCTATCGCGTAGAAAACGGCAATCGCCAGTATTATGATATTCCTTCTAAATCATACAAAGACATTCCAGGCCAGCAGGAATTTATTCTCCTTGATACCTTGAAGGCTGCCAACAAAAAAATCTGGGAAAATGCTGGTTCCACGATCTATGATATGGGCGATGATGTCATCGGCTTGGAATTCCATACGAAGATGAATTCGCTTGGTCAAGAAGTCATTGAAGGGATGAATACCGCCATCAGCATGGCGGAGAAAGATTATAAAGGCTTGGTGATCGGTAATGAAGGTCCCAATTTTTCTGCTGGAGCCAATCTCGCTATGATCTTTATGTTTGCCGGCGATCAGGAATTTGATGAAATAAACATGATGATCGCACAGTTTCAAAAAACCATGATGCGCGTACGATACAGTAGTATTCCCGTGGTAGTGGCACCACATAATATGGCATTGGGAGGTGGCTGTGAAATGTCCCTTCACGCGGATGCCGTACAAGCACATGCGGAATTGTACATGGGATTGGTCGAATTTGGCGTGGGGGTGATTCCAGCTGGCGGAGGCTCGAAGGAAATGACCCTTCGCTTTTCCAATGCTATCCACAGTGGAGACGTGGAAGTAAACCGACTTCAGGAGTACTTTATGAACATTGCCATGGCAAAAGTATCCACTTCTGCTGAAGAGGCACGAGGACTCGGCTATCTACAAGCTAAGGATGGGATTACCCTTAACCGCAAGCGGCAACTGGCAGAAGCCAAAGCCAAAGTAATCGAGCTATATGATGAAGGCTACACCCAACCCGTACAGCAAACCAATATTAAAGTACTGGGCAAAACTTCCCTGGCCTTGTTTGAAGCTGGAATCACAGGGATGCAATATGGCTCCTATATTTCTGACCACGATGCGAAGATTGCCAGAAAGCTCGCGTGGGTCATGAGCGGCGGAGACCTGTCACAGGCCAATGAAGTCAGCGAGCAGTATCTACTGGACCTGGAAAGGGAAGCCTTCCTCAGCCTTACCGGCGAGCAAAAGACCCTGGAGCGCATCCAAAGCATCCTTTTCAAGGGAAAACCTCTTAGAAATTAG
- a CDS encoding YqjF family protein, whose protein sequence is MSIKELLQIKDHRPWPLPQGAWKYYQEWNDAIFLHWQVEEQELRKWVPDTLEIDLFEGKAWVSVVAFDMERIRPKVLPAFSPISNFHEINIRTYVNYKGKQGVYFLSIEGSKRLSCQVAKSLSTLPYRYSVMRRRQGMYRSTNGRLEDRLHLNFKIGAPVKQKSQLEWWLMERYALFQDSPGTINTYEIHHAPWPAKKVAVTSVELDYPRFRELFSGRPDLCHYSSGVQVLAWGNEKYISQDLPLESNGN, encoded by the coding sequence ATGAGTATAAAAGAACTGCTTCAAATCAAAGACCATCGTCCATGGCCACTTCCACAAGGAGCCTGGAAGTATTACCAAGAGTGGAATGATGCCATTTTTTTGCATTGGCAAGTAGAAGAACAGGAACTAAGGAAATGGGTTCCTGATACATTGGAAATAGACTTGTTTGAAGGCAAAGCATGGGTTTCGGTGGTGGCTTTCGATATGGAACGGATTAGACCAAAAGTACTGCCTGCTTTCTCACCGATATCTAATTTTCATGAGATCAATATCCGAACTTATGTCAATTATAAAGGAAAGCAAGGCGTATATTTTTTGAGCATAGAAGGTAGCAAAAGATTATCCTGTCAAGTGGCCAAGAGTCTTTCCACTTTGCCTTATCGGTATTCGGTGATGAGAAGGAGGCAGGGAATGTATCGGTCCACAAATGGTCGATTAGAAGATAGATTACATTTGAATTTTAAAATAGGTGCACCAGTGAAGCAAAAAAGTCAACTGGAATGGTGGCTGATGGAAAGATATGCCCTGTTTCAGGATAGTCCTGGCACAATCAATACTTACGAAATCCATCATGCACCTTGGCCAGCTAAGAAAGTAGCGGTGACATCTGTGGAACTAGATTACCCACGATTCCGCGAGCTTTTCTCTGGTCGTCCTGACCTATGTCATTATTCAAGTGGTGTACAGGTTTTGGCCTGGGGCAATGAAAAATATATTAGCCAAGATCTACCACTGGAAAGTAATGGGAATTAA
- a CDS encoding four helix bundle protein, which translates to MHNFRNLKVWQKSVDFAVKIYLETKEFPKEEKFGMVSQMRRAGVSVPSNIAEGSAKSSGKAFSNSLEISLGESYELETQLEISKRVGLLDEEKSSSLHEDLVEIQRMINGLKSKVES; encoded by the coding sequence ATGCATAATTTCAGAAACCTTAAAGTGTGGCAAAAGTCAGTTGACTTTGCTGTTAAAATCTATCTCGAAACAAAAGAGTTTCCAAAAGAGGAGAAATTTGGAATGGTTTCGCAAATGAGAAGGGCGGGAGTTTCTGTCCCTTCCAACATTGCTGAAGGAAGTGCAAAATCCTCTGGTAAAGCTTTTAGCAATTCATTGGAAATAAGCTTGGGTGAAAGCTACGAACTCGAAACACAACTGGAAATAAGCAAACGTGTAGGATTGCTGGATGAAGAAAAATCAAGTTCACTGCATGAAGATTTAGTAGAGATTCAACGCATGATTAACGGTCTGAAATCCAAAGTCGAGTCTTGA
- a CDS encoding cyclic nucleotide-binding domain-containing protein — translation MEKTLLKGDYLLRNGEVSKSDNYVVTGALEAFYISDKDNEEILYFAIDDWWATDILSFQKQTPSIY, via the coding sequence ATGGAAAAGACACTTCTGAAAGGAGACTATCTGCTTAGGAATGGAGAGGTGTCCAAAAGTGATAACTACGTGGTCACCGGCGCACTTGAGGCATTTTATATTTCAGATAAAGACAATGAGGAGATTTTGTATTTTGCCATTGACGATTGGTGGGCCACAGACATCTTGAGTTTTCAAAAACAAACACCTTCCATTTACTAA
- a CDS encoding acyl-CoA dehydrogenase family protein — protein sequence MTTKTNTINGGEFLIRDTEAKDIFIPAEFSEEQRMMAQACQDFIDTEILPKAEEIDSMKNPDLVPGILKKAGELGLLGISVPEEYQGLGMSFNTSMLIADIIGAAGSFSTTYGAHTGIGTLPILYYGTEEQKQKYLPKLATGEWAACYCLTEPDAGSDANSGKAKATLTEDGKHYLLNGQKMWISNGGFADLFIVFAKIGDDKNLTAFIVEKDFGGITMNEEEKKMGIKGSSTRQVFFNDCKVPVENMLSDRQNGFKIAVNILNIGRVKLGAGVLGGCRQVIKNALQYSSERKQFGVSINTFGAMKSKLAEMAVKTYVSESLCYRLGQNIEDRIDALIVEGMEVNLAKLKGVEQFAMECAIAKIHGSEVLDYVVDQGVQIYGGMGYSADAPMERAYRDARISRIYEGTNEINRMLMIGMLLKRAMKGEINLFEPAKAVADELTAVPSFDTGDTSQLFAGEKEVLKKLKKVFLMIGGKAAMAFGPKIEEEQELMMNLADIMIEIYAAESALLRTEKRVGIHGEDTCKQQIAMVQVYLSEAVDIIQAAGREAIASFTSGDEQKVMLMGLKRFTKADPVNTKTLRRQIADHMIEKGKYPYFD from the coding sequence ATGACTACAAAAACCAATACAATCAACGGCGGAGAGTTCCTTATCCGTGATACAGAGGCAAAGGACATCTTTATTCCTGCAGAATTTTCAGAAGAGCAGCGCATGATGGCGCAAGCTTGCCAAGATTTTATCGATACGGAGATTTTGCCGAAGGCTGAGGAAATCGATAGCATGAAAAATCCTGATTTAGTACCGGGCATTTTGAAAAAGGCCGGTGAGCTAGGACTATTGGGCATTTCGGTGCCCGAGGAATACCAAGGATTGGGCATGAGTTTTAATACGTCCATGCTGATAGCGGATATTATCGGTGCGGCGGGATCATTTTCGACCACCTACGGGGCGCATACTGGTATCGGAACGTTGCCGATCCTCTATTATGGTACCGAGGAGCAAAAGCAAAAGTACCTACCAAAATTGGCCACTGGTGAATGGGCAGCATGCTACTGCCTCACCGAGCCGGATGCCGGATCAGATGCCAATAGCGGCAAGGCTAAAGCAACGCTCACCGAAGATGGCAAACATTACCTGCTCAATGGTCAAAAGATGTGGATCTCCAATGGTGGCTTTGCGGATTTGTTTATTGTCTTTGCCAAAATTGGTGACGACAAAAACCTCACAGCCTTTATCGTAGAGAAGGATTTTGGTGGCATTACCATGAACGAAGAAGAAAAGAAAATGGGCATCAAAGGCTCATCCACTCGCCAGGTGTTTTTCAACGATTGCAAAGTTCCTGTGGAAAACATGCTTTCTGATCGGCAAAATGGCTTCAAGATTGCTGTGAACATTCTCAATATCGGTCGGGTGAAGCTTGGTGCGGGCGTGCTGGGAGGCTGCAGGCAGGTGATCAAAAACGCCCTGCAATATTCCTCGGAAAGAAAGCAATTTGGCGTAAGCATCAATACTTTTGGTGCCATGAAGTCCAAGTTGGCCGAAATGGCGGTGAAGACCTATGTCAGCGAATCGCTTTGCTACCGTCTGGGCCAAAATATCGAGGATCGGATTGATGCGCTCATTGTAGAAGGCATGGAGGTGAACCTGGCCAAATTGAAAGGCGTGGAGCAGTTTGCCATGGAATGCGCTATCGCAAAGATCCATGGCTCGGAGGTGCTGGATTATGTGGTGGACCAAGGTGTGCAGATCTATGGCGGTATGGGCTATTCGGCAGATGCGCCGATGGAGCGCGCTTACCGGGATGCGCGGATTTCACGCATTTATGAAGGAACCAATGAAATCAATCGCATGCTCATGATCGGTATGCTACTCAAACGGGCGATGAAAGGAGAGATTAACCTTTTTGAACCTGCCAAGGCGGTGGCAGACGAGCTGACGGCGGTTCCATCTTTTGACACGGGGGACACCTCGCAGCTTTTTGCTGGGGAAAAAGAGGTGCTAAAGAAGCTAAAGAAAGTGTTCCTGATGATTGGGGGAAAAGCTGCTATGGCCTTCGGTCCCAAAATTGAGGAGGAGCAGGAGTTGATGATGAACCTGGCCGATATCATGATCGAAATCTATGCGGCAGAATCCGCTTTGCTACGCACAGAAAAACGGGTAGGCATCCACGGCGAAGATACCTGTAAGCAGCAGATAGCAATGGTTCAAGTGTACCTTTCTGAAGCAGTGGATATCATCCAAGCAGCCGGTAGGGAGGCAATCGCTTCTTTCACCTCAGGAGATGAGCAGAAAGTGATGCTGATGGGCCTCAAGCGTTTCACCAAGGCAGATCCTGTAAACACCAAAACCCTAAGAAGACAAATCGCCGATCATATGATCGAGAAAGGGAAGTATCCGTACTTCGACTAA
- a CDS encoding MarR family winged helix-turn-helix transcriptional regulator — protein MKPEETVDFHIKSAWHAISRMYNQKAVEEGFTTSIGFVLININSHEGTPATKIAPLMGLESRSLTRMLKSMEEKGLICRKPDPADKRSVRIFLTLEGKRKKEKSIETIQVFNHAIREVVTKKEMETFFRVFEKINHVIEHQ, from the coding sequence ATGAAACCTGAAGAGACCGTAGATTTCCACATCAAATCTGCTTGGCATGCCATCTCACGCATGTACAACCAGAAGGCAGTCGAGGAGGGATTTACCACCTCCATCGGGTTTGTACTGATCAATATCAATTCGCACGAAGGAACGCCGGCGACCAAAATAGCCCCATTGATGGGCTTGGAGTCGAGGAGTCTTACGCGCATGCTGAAGTCTATGGAGGAAAAAGGCTTGATATGCCGTAAGCCAGATCCTGCTGACAAGCGATCGGTCCGCATTTTTTTGACCCTTGAGGGCAAGCGGAAAAAAGAAAAATCCATCGAAACCATTCAGGTGTTTAACCATGCCATCCGCGAGGTGGTGACCAAAAAGGAAATGGAGACATTCTTTCGGGTTTTTGAAAAGATCAATCACGTAATCGAGCATCAATAA
- a CDS encoding four helix bundle protein, whose translation MNNYKELKVWKRSIFLAKDIYVLTATFPHVEKYGLVSQMRRSAVSVASNIAEGAGRGSDREFRRFMDTAYGSLCELDTQLCIAKLLDLVNDSVFKSLEKEINEMQKMSYSLIKSLK comes from the coding sequence ATGAATAATTATAAAGAATTAAAAGTATGGAAAAGAAGCATTTTTTTGGCCAAAGATATTTACGTTTTGACAGCTACTTTTCCACACGTTGAGAAATATGGTCTTGTATCCCAAATGAGGAGGTCAGCTGTTTCTGTGGCTTCCAATATTGCGGAGGGAGCAGGAAGAGGTTCGGATCGAGAATTTCGACGATTTATGGATACAGCTTATGGTTCACTGTGTGAATTAGATACGCAGTTGTGTATTGCGAAACTATTGGATTTAGTGAATGATTCTGTATTCAAATCCTTGGAGAAGGAAATCAATGAAATGCAAAAGATGAGCTATTCGTTGATCAAAAGTTTGAAATAG
- a CDS encoding metallophosphoesterase, with product MRRRKFIRNITLGSLSAGALTTGYAYKLEPFWLEFVHRSMPVANLPESLIGKMVMQISDIHVGNRFDYRYIIDSFQNAQEYDPDFVVYTGDYITYEGEEQFRQLAEVMKFAVKGRFGTVGILGNHDYGKNWSEQHVADTVTQVLSTSGIEVLSNEQQTFNGLNVIGLDDYWGLNFGPSDLMGEIDDQMANLVLCHNPDVCDLHVWNGYRGWILSGHTHGGQCKPPFLPPPLLPVENKQYSSGQIELGDGRTLYINRALGHLWQIRFNVRPEITLFRLESANPG from the coding sequence GTGAGAAGAAGAAAATTCATTAGAAATATTACTTTGGGCAGTCTGAGCGCTGGTGCGCTGACTACTGGGTATGCGTATAAATTGGAGCCATTTTGGTTAGAATTTGTGCATAGGAGCATGCCTGTTGCCAATTTGCCGGAAAGCCTCATAGGAAAAATGGTGATGCAAATCAGTGATATTCATGTAGGAAACCGATTTGATTACCGTTACATCATTGATTCATTTCAGAATGCTCAAGAGTATGATCCTGATTTTGTAGTTTACACTGGTGACTACATAACTTACGAAGGTGAGGAACAGTTTCGGCAGTTAGCTGAAGTGATGAAATTTGCGGTGAAGGGGCGATTTGGAACAGTGGGGATTTTGGGAAACCATGATTATGGCAAAAACTGGTCAGAGCAGCATGTAGCCGATACAGTAACACAGGTACTTTCAACTTCAGGGATAGAGGTATTAAGCAATGAACAACAAACATTCAATGGTTTAAACGTAATAGGTTTGGATGATTATTGGGGGCTTAATTTTGGTCCCTCAGATTTGATGGGAGAGATAGATGATCAAATGGCCAATTTGGTGCTTTGCCATAATCCAGATGTTTGTGATTTACATGTATGGAATGGCTATAGAGGATGGATTCTTTCTGGACATACCCATGGTGGTCAGTGCAAACCACCCTTTCTGCCACCACCTTTATTGCCAGTGGAGAATAAGCAGTATTCATCAGGGCAAATTGAGCTGGGTGATGGGCGCACATTATACATTAATAGAGCACTAGGCCACTTATGGCAAATTCGTTTCAATGTCAGGCCAGAGATAACACTCTTTCGGCTGGAGAGTGCTAATCCGGGGTAA